The Pseudomonas sp. B21-023 genomic interval GGACCTGCGTGCCGACTACACCAGCGGGGCGCAGGTGCGGCAGGTGACCCTGGCCGATCGTTCGCAACTGACCCTGGATGCCGGCACCGCCGTGGCGGTGGACTTCGCCCATGGGCAGCGGCGTGTGCGGTTGCTGCGCGGCGCCGCATTCTTCGAGGTGACCCATACCGGCGAACCGTTCCTGGTGGATGCGCAGGGCGGCGAAGTGCGGGTGCTGGGGACCCAGTTCGAGGTGCGCGGGCAGGGTGACGGCGCGCAGGTCACGGTGCGCAGCGGGCGGGTGGCGGTGACGGCGGCCGAAGGGCAACCGGCCCGCGAACTGACAGCCAACCAGCAGCTGGCCTATGCCGGTGGTGTGGCCGCTGGGGTCGAGGCGGTGGACAGCGACAGCCGCCTGGCTTGGCGCCAGGGTTGGCTGAACTACTACCAGGTGCCGTTGGCGCAGGTGATCGAGGACCTGGGGCGTTACTACCCGGGGCGGATCCTGCTGCTCGACGGTGAGCTGGCGCAGCGCAAGGTCAGTGGCAGTTTCCCGGTGGCGGAACCGCTGGCCGCGCTGGATTCGCTGGGCAAGGTGATGGGGTTCGAGCGGCAGACGCTGCTGGGCCGGTTGACCGTTTTGCGTTGACCTGAGCCGACGTCATCGCGGGGCAAGCCCGCTCCCACGAGTCCGTTCCCATGAGCCATTGCGTGGGAGCGGGCTTGCCCCGCGATAGCGTCGGAACAGCAAAATATTTCCATCAGGTGATGAGGTACCCCACGCCGGCATCCGTGTAGTGAGTGGAAGTGCGATTCATTCGCATACGATCATCCCGCCCACAGGTCCGCGTCCATGAAGTTCACCCCGCGTTGCGTCTCGCTCTGGTTCGGCCTCTGCAGCTTGTCCGCCGTGGCCGTCGCGCCCCCTGCCGTGGCCGCCCAGCAGAGCCAGGTCTATGCCTTCGCCCAGCCCAGCCAGCCGCTGGCCCAGGCACTCAACGCCTTCAGCCGTACCACCGGGCAGAGCGTGGTCTATACCCTGACGCTACCGGACCTGCGGGCCCCGGCGCTGAACGGCACCTTCGACGCCGACCAGGCGCTGCAGCAGTTGCTCGGCAACTCGGGCCTGGCCTGGCGCCGCCTCGACGCCCGCACCCTGACCCTGGAGCCGGTCGACACCTCCGGCGCGCTGAACCTGCAGGCCACCACCATCAACTCGCAACTGGACGACTACAGCTACCAGCCGCCGGCCAGCGCCTCGATCATGCGCGGCCAGGGCGCGACCCTGGATATCCCGCAGGCCGTGAACGTGGTTCCGGCCCAGGTGATCCGCGACCAGGCACCGCGCAACCTGGACGATGCGTTGTACAACGTCAGCGGCATCACCCAGGGCAACAACTTCGGCGGTACCGCCGACACCGTGATGAAGCGTGGCTTCGGCGACAACCGTGACGGCTCGATCATGCGCGACGGCATGCCGATCGTGCAGGGCCGCGCGCTCAATGCCAGTACCGAACGGGTCGAGGTGCTCAAGGGCCCGGCCTCGCTGTTGTACGGCATCCAGGACCCGGGCGGGGTGATCAACGTGGTCAGCAAGCGCCCGCAACTTGCGCAGTACAACACCCTGACCCTGCGCGGCTCGACCTACGGCAGCGGCAAGAACGGCAGCGGCGGCGGCCTGGACAGCACCGGTGCGCTGGGGGAGAGCAACCTGGCCTATCGCCTGATCGTCGATCACGAGGATGAGGACTACTGGCGCAACTTCGGCGTGCACCGCGAATCGCTGGTGGCGCCGTCGCTGGCCTGGTATGGCGAGGACACCCAGGTGGTGCTGGCCTATGAGCACCGCGAGTTTCGCTACCCGTTCGACCGCGGTACCGCCTTCGGCAGCGACGGCCATCCACTGAATATTCCTGCCACCCGCCGCCTGGACGAGCCGTTCAACGATATGGAAGGGCGCTCCGACCTGTACCGCCTGGAGGTCGATCATCAGTTGGACGATGCGTGGAAGCTGCACGTCGGCTACAGCTTCAACCGCGAGACCTACGACGCCAGCCAGGTGCGCGTGACCGGCGTGGATGAAAGCCAGGGCACGTTGTCGCGCAGCATCGACGGCACCCGGGGCGCCCTGAGCCGCGACCAGTTCGCCACCTTCAGCCTCAACGGCAGCGTCGAGCTGGCGGGCATGCGCCACGACCTGGTGGTCGGTGTCGATCACGAGGACCGCAAGGTCTACCGCGCCGACCTGATCCGCCAGAACAGCCGCTCGACCTTCAGCTACCTGAACCCGGTCTATGGCCGCGAAGTGGAAGGCACCAGCGTGCGCGCCAGCGACAGCGACCAGACCGACAAGCTGCGCACCGATTCGCTGTTCCTGCAGGACGCCTGGCACCTGGACGAGCACTGGATCCTGGTGGCCGGCGGGCGTTTCCAGCAGTACGACCAGTACGCCGGCCGTGGCCGGCCGTTCAATGTCAACACCGACACCCGCGACCAGACCTGGGTGCCCCATGCGGGCGTGGTGTACAAGGTCGATGACCAGCTGTCGTTCTATGGCAGCTACAGCGAGTCGTTCAAGCCCAACTCGACCATCGCACCGCTGAGCATCGGCGGTGGCCGCACCCTGACCCTGGACTCTGGGATCGCGCCGGAGAAGGGCAAGTCCTGGGAGCTGGGGGCCAAGCTCGACGTGCCGGGCGCGGTGAGCGGTACCCTGGCGCTGTTCGACATCACCAAGCGCAACGTGCTGGTGGCCGATGGCGACACCCAGCCGGGGACCATTCTCTACAGCAACGCAGGGGAAGTCCGCTCACGGGGTGTCGAGCTGGACCTGACCGGCCAACTCAGCGAGCGCTGGAGCCTGATCGGCGCCTATGCCTTCACCGACGCCGAGGTCACCAAGGACCCACAGCTCAAGGGCAACCGCCTGCAGAACGTCGCGCGTCACAGTGGCTCGCTTTCGGCGGTATACGACTACGGCAGCCTGTTCGGCGGTGATCGCCTGCGCCTGGGGGCAGGTGCGCGCTACGTGGGTGAGCGTGCGGGCAACGCGACAAACGACTTCGACATGCCGGCCTACACCGTGGCCGATGCCTTCGCCAGCTACGAAACCAAGCTGGACGAGCACAAGGTGCGCTTGCAGTTGAACGTGAAGAACCTGTTCGACAAGGTGTACTACAGCTCGGCGGTGAACCGTTACTTCGTCGCCGTGGGGGATGCGCGGCAAGTCAGCCTGTCGAGCACCTTCGAGTTCTGACGCCAACCGATGATGGGCGGCGTGGGAGCGGGCTGGCCCCGCGATAGCGCCCGGCAGTCAGGCGCAGAACGCCGCCCGATACTCCCCCGGCGTCGCTCCCAACGCCTGGCGAAACCGGTTGCTGAAGTGACTGGCACTGGCAAACCCGCACAGCAGCGCCACTTCGCCCAGGGGCAGCGTGCCCATGCG includes:
- a CDS encoding FecR family protein; its protein translation is MSVEQPITAAQSQAALRWLGRIQQQPAQAEGAAFKRWLLESPAHRQAYAEAQALWRLSGAPAARLAAEEHQGLQAYLEAMRRPERKRPWRGLAVAASLVLALGFAAGWQPQFWLQDLRADYTSGAQVRQVTLADRSQLTLDAGTAVAVDFAHGQRRVRLLRGAAFFEVTHTGEPFLVDAQGGEVRVLGTQFEVRGQGDGAQVTVRSGRVAVTAAEGQPARELTANQQLAYAGGVAAGVEAVDSDSRLAWRQGWLNYYQVPLAQVIEDLGRYYPGRILLLDGELAQRKVSGSFPVAEPLAALDSLGKVMGFERQTLLGRLTVLR
- a CDS encoding TonB-dependent receptor, with the protein product MKFTPRCVSLWFGLCSLSAVAVAPPAVAAQQSQVYAFAQPSQPLAQALNAFSRTTGQSVVYTLTLPDLRAPALNGTFDADQALQQLLGNSGLAWRRLDARTLTLEPVDTSGALNLQATTINSQLDDYSYQPPASASIMRGQGATLDIPQAVNVVPAQVIRDQAPRNLDDALYNVSGITQGNNFGGTADTVMKRGFGDNRDGSIMRDGMPIVQGRALNASTERVEVLKGPASLLYGIQDPGGVINVVSKRPQLAQYNTLTLRGSTYGSGKNGSGGGLDSTGALGESNLAYRLIVDHEDEDYWRNFGVHRESLVAPSLAWYGEDTQVVLAYEHREFRYPFDRGTAFGSDGHPLNIPATRRLDEPFNDMEGRSDLYRLEVDHQLDDAWKLHVGYSFNRETYDASQVRVTGVDESQGTLSRSIDGTRGALSRDQFATFSLNGSVELAGMRHDLVVGVDHEDRKVYRADLIRQNSRSTFSYLNPVYGREVEGTSVRASDSDQTDKLRTDSLFLQDAWHLDEHWILVAGGRFQQYDQYAGRGRPFNVNTDTRDQTWVPHAGVVYKVDDQLSFYGSYSESFKPNSTIAPLSIGGGRTLTLDSGIAPEKGKSWELGAKLDVPGAVSGTLALFDITKRNVLVADGDTQPGTILYSNAGEVRSRGVELDLTGQLSERWSLIGAYAFTDAEVTKDPQLKGNRLQNVARHSGSLSAVYDYGSLFGGDRLRLGAGARYVGERAGNATNDFDMPAYTVADAFASYETKLDEHKVRLQLNVKNLFDKVYYSSAVNRYFVAVGDARQVSLSSTFEF